In one Chiloscyllium punctatum isolate Juve2018m chromosome 17, sChiPun1.3, whole genome shotgun sequence genomic region, the following are encoded:
- the m17 gene encoding IL-6 subfamily cytokine M17 — MELESGILHILLLLGLSCHNTSAAPILNKTMNMSYQLAVELNRSAPALLRLYLSAQGFPFSNDNADMPLCRVQVKCLPKGQLVNMEKNETLRKIHTGVKQFDLHLKNVEVQQMYMNSLKKEMHDELKNTRTQLISLQSNLQFILDNRGYHVPEELECSPEHINIPENLFDQKKQGCTILREFKRYMKQVLKSFRHLLRNAHGKAAVNP, encoded by the exons ATGGAACTTGAATCAG GGATCCTACACATACTTCTGCTGTTGGGTTTATCTTGTCACAACACCAGTGCTGCTCCTATATTAAATAAAACAATGAATATGAGCTACCAACTAGCTGTTGAATTAAATCGCTCTGCCCCTGCTTTACTACGTTTATAT CTTTCTGCTCAAGGCTTTCCTTTCTCTAATGATAATGCCGATATGCCTTTGTGCAGAGTTCAGGTGAAGTGCCTACCCAAAGGACAACTGGTCAATATGGAGAAAAATGAAACACTTAGGAAAATACACACTGGTGTAAAACAGTTTGATTTGCACTTGAAAAATGTTGAGGTCCAGCAGATGTATATGAACTCTCTGAAGAAAGAAATGCACGATGAGCTTAAAAATACTCGGACACAGCTAATATCACTGCAGTCAAACCTCCAGTTTATTCTGGACAACAGAGGTTATCATGTTCCAGAAGAGTTAGAATGTTCTCCAGAACACATTAACATCCCTGAGAATCTATTTGACCAAAAGAAACAAGGATGTACAATACTGCGAGAGTTTAAACGGTATATGAAGCAAGTGTTAAAGAGTTTTCGTCACTTATTGAGGAATGCACATGGGAAAGCAGCTGTCAACCCATAG